A section of the Rhizobium sp. Pop5 genome encodes:
- a CDS encoding mechanosensitive ion channel family protein, which translates to MEQQATGVLLATRTALSQASALAVQYSFSILGAVILLVVGWALAGFASRWAYEGLSRIHGIDETLARFFTNMLRYALLILVFITVLGQFGVQTASIIAALGAAGLAIGLALQGTLQNIAAGIMLLILRPFRVGEYIETSSVAGTVREIGLFATELRTGDGLYRLAPNSTLWNTPITNYSREATRQNDLKIGIAYEDDLDLAMETLMGLAKADSRVLSSPAPSVFIDSLGDCAIFVTLRYWAKTADWWQASRDMVKRAKFAFDDKGITIPYPQVTYNPAAAANDTDAPPAKKSNGRPSTEKPAQTRQ; encoded by the coding sequence ATGGAACAGCAGGCAACCGGTGTCCTCCTCGCCACGCGCACTGCGCTCAGCCAGGCAAGCGCGCTTGCCGTGCAATATTCCTTCTCCATCCTCGGGGCCGTTATCCTGCTCGTCGTGGGCTGGGCGCTGGCCGGCTTTGCCAGCCGCTGGGCCTATGAAGGCCTATCGCGCATCCATGGCATCGACGAAACGCTGGCGCGGTTCTTCACCAATATGCTGCGCTATGCGCTGCTCATTCTGGTGTTCATTACCGTGCTCGGCCAATTCGGCGTGCAGACAGCCTCGATCATCGCCGCACTCGGCGCGGCAGGCCTGGCGATCGGACTGGCGCTGCAAGGAACGCTGCAGAATATCGCAGCCGGCATCATGCTCCTGATCCTAAGGCCATTCCGCGTCGGCGAATATATCGAGACCAGCAGCGTTGCCGGCACGGTACGCGAGATCGGATTGTTTGCGACGGAACTCAGAACCGGCGACGGTCTCTATCGATTGGCGCCGAATTCGACGCTCTGGAATACGCCGATTACCAATTACAGCCGCGAGGCCACGCGGCAGAACGACCTGAAGATCGGCATCGCTTATGAGGATGATCTCGATCTGGCGATGGAGACGCTGATGGGCCTTGCCAAAGCCGATTCCCGAGTCCTGTCGTCACCGGCGCCAAGCGTTTTCATCGACAGTCTCGGCGATTGCGCAATCTTCGTGACCCTGCGCTATTGGGCGAAGACAGCCGATTGGTGGCAGGCCAGCCGAGACATGGTGAAGCGCGCAAAATTCGCCTTCGATGACAAAGGCATTACCATTCCCTATCCGCAGGTCACCTACAATCCAGCCGCGGCGGCAAACGACACAGACGCCCCGCCGGCCAAGAAATCCAACGGCAGGCCATCGACCGAAAAACCGGCGCAGACGCGGCAATGA
- a CDS encoding HD family hydrolase, producing the protein MTTAKAPRAWQRMLSGRRLDLLDPSPLDVELADIAHGLARVARWNGQTSGDHAFSVAQHSLVVEEIFRRFNDPRPEECLMALLHDAPEYVIGDMISPFKSVVGGGYKTVETRLEAAVHLRFGLPPHPSRDLKERIKKADTIAAYFEATVLAGFTPAEAQKFFGQPRGINKDMLMIEPLPALEAQRLFCERFAAIDAARGIRP; encoded by the coding sequence GTGACAACGGCGAAAGCTCCGCGCGCCTGGCAACGCATGCTGTCCGGGCGCAGGCTCGACCTGCTCGACCCTTCGCCGCTCGATGTCGAACTCGCCGACATCGCCCACGGGCTTGCGCGCGTTGCCCGCTGGAACGGCCAGACATCAGGCGACCATGCCTTTTCGGTGGCGCAGCACAGTCTTGTCGTCGAGGAAATTTTTCGCCGCTTCAACGATCCGCGGCCCGAGGAATGCCTGATGGCGCTGCTGCACGACGCGCCGGAATATGTCATCGGCGACATGATATCGCCGTTCAAATCGGTGGTCGGCGGCGGGTACAAGACGGTGGAAACGCGGCTGGAGGCCGCCGTGCACCTGCGTTTCGGCCTGCCGCCGCATCCCTCGCGCGACCTCAAGGAACGGATCAAGAAGGCCGACACGATCGCCGCCTATTTCGAGGCAACCGTGCTCGCCGGCTTCACGCCCGCCGAGGCGCAGAAATTCTTCGGCCAGCCACGCGGCATCAACAAGGACATGCTGATGATCGAGCCCCTGCCCGCCCTGGAGGCACAGCGGCTGTTCTGCGAACGCTTCGCGGCGATCGACGCCGCGCGGGGGATACGACCGTGA
- a CDS encoding tyrosine phosphatase family protein, whose product MTFIIVSPLARIAEMAVRHKARDMISLIAKEQAFHRPGVIAADRHLMLAMNDITFKGTGGLVAPDETHVRGIIDFAASWRQETPLLIHCWMGVSRSPAAALIAALSLAPDQSEEALAQRLRVASPFATPNARLVEIGDALLGRNGRLIAAVRTIGRGADADGNAPFVLAIRDISDG is encoded by the coding sequence GTGACCTTCATCATCGTCTCGCCGCTGGCGCGTATCGCCGAAATGGCGGTGCGCCATAAGGCGCGCGACATGATCAGCCTGATCGCCAAAGAACAGGCCTTTCACCGGCCGGGCGTGATCGCGGCCGACCGTCATCTGATGTTGGCAATGAACGATATCACCTTCAAGGGCACCGGTGGTCTCGTCGCGCCTGACGAGACGCATGTCCGCGGGATTATCGACTTTGCCGCTTCGTGGCGGCAGGAGACACCGCTGCTCATTCATTGCTGGATGGGCGTATCACGATCGCCGGCGGCCGCCCTGATCGCAGCACTTTCACTCGCACCGGATCAGAGCGAAGAAGCACTGGCGCAACGGCTGCGGGTCGCCTCGCCCTTCGCGACACCGAATGCGCGTCTTGTCGAGATCGGCGACGCACTGCTTGGCCGCAACGGCCGGCTGATTGCGGCCGTGCGGACAATCGGGCGCGGTGCGGATGCCGATGGCAATGCACCTTTCGTGCTGGCGATTCGGGACATTTCCGACGGTTGA
- a CDS encoding superoxide dismutase family protein: MKAMCTIAALSLLAAAFPAGAQDKQTAVANFVDKDGKEDGRAQLTAAANGGVLIEVEISGLPANKWVAFHVHETGRCDAASHHESAGGHFNPEKAEHGILAAKGPHPGDMPNQYVGQDGMLRAQIFDTMVTLDGKTDGIRGRALMVHANSDDYRSQPSGDAGERLACGVIQ; the protein is encoded by the coding sequence ATGAAAGCCATGTGCACCATCGCCGCCCTGAGCCTGCTTGCGGCTGCGTTTCCGGCAGGCGCCCAGGACAAGCAGACGGCGGTCGCCAATTTCGTCGACAAGGACGGCAAGGAAGACGGCCGGGCGCAGCTGACAGCTGCGGCAAACGGCGGCGTTCTGATCGAAGTCGAGATATCGGGACTACCGGCGAACAAATGGGTGGCCTTCCATGTTCACGAGACCGGCCGTTGCGACGCTGCGAGCCATCATGAATCGGCGGGCGGTCATTTCAATCCCGAGAAGGCAGAACACGGAATTCTCGCCGCCAAGGGGCCGCACCCCGGCGACATGCCCAACCAATATGTCGGACAGGATGGCATGCTGAGGGCGCAGATTTTCGATACCATGGTGACGCTCGACGGCAAGACCGATGGCATCCGCGGCCGCGCATTGATGGTGCACGCCAATTCGGATGACTATCGCAGCCAGCCGTCAGGTGATGCCGGCGAAAGACTTGCCTGTGGGGTGATCCAGTAG
- a CDS encoding bifunctional diguanylate cyclase/phosphodiesterase: MKAQALFWQQCNQAVSDDGSIDAERLMELVIATYRGYESDYDEIERSSETLLRENHALRGNVSAVNQAFDEQKKLFEIVLNNLPLGLSVFDADQRLSLSNTRFRQLFGLKREDVLPGAAIGDLIGKIRGTESVGAKPRRRSRKPFPTTTRSGSFRQREWLMEDGRIIQSMVTILSDGSNISIHADITEDRKAAERITYLAHHDPLTGLPNRIHFREQVDAALAERKPDEQIALVHLNLDRFKSINNTMGVSVGDKILQQVAERIRASAGSENTLARLGSDEFAILQTCKQQPWNVTALADQIRRELSEPFLHGGKEVELGVSMGIAIAPDDGKETDILLKNAAVALSHAKADGRKRERFFTGEMEAQMQLRHALEADLRAAVENEEFELHYQPLYDLSLRRICGFEALIRWNHPIRGRVPPMDFIPLAEEVGLIVDIGRWVLHRACNDAALWPENIKVAVNVSAIQFSGSDLLQDVSEALAAALLTPSRLELEITESVLMENLDEVLPILHALKERGIRISMDDFGTGYSSLSYLSSFPFDKIKIDKSFVNDVVDNKEAHAIMHAIILLGDALGMRVTVEGVETAAQLALLECEECDEIQGYHISPPRPARDVPHLLSLPPKDGA; the protein is encoded by the coding sequence ATGAAGGCCCAAGCTCTCTTCTGGCAGCAATGCAACCAGGCGGTTAGCGACGACGGATCAATCGATGCCGAGCGTCTCATGGAGCTGGTGATCGCGACCTATCGCGGCTACGAAAGCGACTATGACGAAATCGAAAGAAGCTCAGAAACGCTGCTGAGGGAAAATCATGCGTTGAGAGGCAACGTCTCCGCCGTCAACCAGGCATTCGACGAGCAGAAGAAACTCTTCGAGATCGTTCTCAACAATCTGCCGCTCGGCCTCAGCGTCTTCGACGCCGACCAGCGGCTCAGCCTATCCAATACCCGCTTCCGTCAGCTCTTCGGCCTGAAACGGGAAGATGTCCTCCCAGGCGCTGCGATCGGCGATCTCATCGGGAAGATACGCGGCACGGAGAGCGTTGGTGCGAAGCCCCGCCGGCGGAGCAGGAAACCCTTCCCGACAACCACAAGAAGCGGCAGTTTCCGCCAGCGCGAATGGTTGATGGAGGACGGCCGCATCATCCAGAGCATGGTGACCATCCTTTCCGACGGCAGCAATATATCGATCCACGCCGATATTACCGAGGATCGAAAGGCGGCCGAGCGCATCACCTATCTCGCCCACCACGATCCGCTGACCGGACTTCCGAACCGCATCCATTTTCGCGAACAGGTCGATGCGGCACTCGCCGAGCGGAAGCCGGATGAGCAGATAGCACTCGTGCACCTCAATCTCGACCGGTTCAAATCGATCAACAACACGATGGGCGTTTCGGTCGGCGACAAGATCCTGCAGCAGGTTGCCGAGCGCATCCGCGCATCGGCCGGCTCGGAGAACACCCTGGCGCGGCTTGGTTCGGACGAATTTGCCATTCTACAGACGTGCAAGCAGCAGCCGTGGAACGTGACGGCGCTGGCCGACCAGATCCGCCGTGAGCTTTCCGAGCCATTCCTCCATGGTGGGAAAGAGGTGGAACTCGGCGTCTCCATGGGCATCGCAATCGCCCCGGACGATGGCAAGGAAACCGATATCCTGCTGAAGAACGCTGCCGTGGCGCTGTCGCACGCCAAGGCGGACGGGCGCAAGCGCGAACGTTTCTTCACCGGCGAGATGGAAGCGCAGATGCAACTTCGTCACGCGCTTGAGGCCGACCTCCGCGCCGCCGTCGAGAACGAGGAATTCGAGCTGCATTACCAGCCGCTCTACGACCTTTCGCTGCGGCGCATCTGCGGCTTCGAAGCCCTGATCCGCTGGAACCACCCGATTCGCGGCCGCGTGCCGCCAATGGATTTCATTCCGCTTGCGGAAGAGGTCGGCCTCATCGTCGATATCGGGCGCTGGGTTCTGCACCGCGCCTGCAACGATGCAGCGCTATGGCCGGAAAACATCAAGGTCGCCGTCAATGTTTCAGCTATCCAGTTCAGCGGCAGCGACTTGCTGCAGGACGTCAGCGAGGCGCTTGCCGCCGCCTTGCTGACGCCGTCGCGGCTCGAGCTCGAAATCACCGAGAGCGTCCTGATGGAAAATCTCGACGAGGTGCTTCCGATCCTGCATGCGCTTAAGGAGCGCGGCATCCGCATCTCGATGGACGATTTCGGGACCGGCTATTCCTCGCTGAGCTATCTTTCGAGCTTTCCCTTCGACAAGATCAAGATCGACAAATCCTTCGTCAACGACGTCGTCGACAACAAGGAGGCGCATGCGATCATGCACGCGATCATCCTGCTCGGCGACGCACTCGGCATGCGCGTCACCGTGGAGGGCGTCGAAACGGCCGCGCAGCTGGCGCTGCTCGAATGCGAGGAATGCGACGAAATCCAAGGCTACCACATCAGCCCCCCGAGACCCGCGCGTGATGTGCCCCATCTTCTCTCGCTGCCGCCGAAGGACGGTGCGTGA